In Coccidioides posadasii str. Silveira chromosome 4, complete sequence, one genomic interval encodes:
- a CDS encoding uncharacterized protein (TransMembrane:1 (i55-73o)), translating to MVYNILEELFLEREEYVDFLSDEGKGVTRFGDENENEEKEEDEGRAKGSKGGKESFLAMTAAVLFAADVLLVAEYDWEKEAGPSNV from the coding sequence ATGGTGTATAATATCCTTGAGGAGTTGTTCTTGGAAAGGGAGGAATATGTTGACTTTTTGAGCGATGAAGGGAAAGGGGTAACGAGGTTCGGGGACgagaatgaaaatgaagagaaagaggaggatgaagggAGGGCAAAAGGATCAAAAGGAGGGAAAGAAAGCTTTTTGGCCATGACAGCTGCTGTGTTATTCGCAGCAGATGTGCTGCTTGTCGCCGAGTACGACTGGGAAAAGGAGGCTGGGCCTTCCAACGTATGA
- the SVF1 gene encoding Putative cell survival pathways protein (EggNog:ENOG410PFCQ~COG:A~BUSCO:7804at33183), protein MNWLKSTLATVAGTQEPIYGPAAIQSVAEQTKTAPYSELKKDDMKWKAMQSTCVETQTFYITSDQGDQAMVQVIYSNVAGLHTTCHLNTKIYSTDPQIPHKWYSDTIHNHIFDEDMLSFGGDNVAITLSEDGTSYTIKSALNENSLVNLTMTRVAPGFVAGTNGTSNFGTDPERPWGSMRHSFWPRCKVEGTIITPEREINCSGRGFFVHALQGMKPHHLAARWNFANFQSPTYSAIIMEYTTPPSYGSTVVNVGGIAKDGEIIYAGTSNTASHGEIVKDSENDWPEPKTIKFTWSGQNKDDKEVSAVLEGPLGQRLDRVDVMAEVPGFIKSIVGSVAGTRPYIYQYSPQEKLSLKLRVGDTEITEEGTLYSEATFIS, encoded by the exons ATGAACTGGCTAAAATCTAC CTTAGCCACTGTCGCTGGTACCCAAGAGCCCATCTATGGCCCCGCTGCGATCCAGTCTGTCGCAGAACAAACAAAGACAGCTCCCTATTCGGAGCTGAAAAAGGATGACATGAAATGGAAAGCTATGCAGTCCACTTGTGTGGAGACTCAAACGTTCTATATTACGTCCGACCAAGGTGATCAGGCAATGGTCCAAGTGATCTACAGCAATGTCGC CGGTCTTCATACGACATGCCATCTCAACACCAAGATTTACTCCACAGACCCCCAGATCCCGCACAAGTGGTACTCCGATACCATCCACAATCACATCTTTGACGAGGATATGCTGTCATTCGGCGGCGACAATGTTGCAATAACCCTCAGTGAGGACGGTACTTCTTACACCATCAAGTCCGCCCTCAATGAGAATAGCCTTGTCAATCTCACCATGACCCGTGTGGCCCCAGGCTTTGTCGCCGGGACCAATGGTACATCGAATTTTGGTACCGACCCCGAACGACCCTGGGGTAGCATGCGTCACTCTTTCTGGCCTCGATGCAAAGTCGAAGGGACCATTATAACCCCGGAGCGGGAAATAAACTGTAGTGGAAGGGGATTCTTCGTGCATGCATTGCAGGGAATGAAACCCCATCATCTCG CTGCGAGATGGAACTTTGCCAACTTCCAAAGCCCCACATATTCTGCCATCATCATGGAGTATACCACTCCCCCATCCTATGGATCGACCGTCGTCAATGTTGGCGGCATCGCGAAAGACGGGGAAATCATATATGCAGGGACTTCGAATACGGCATCGCATGGGGAGATCGTCAAGGACTCGGAAAATGACTGGCCAGAGCCAAAGACTATCAAATTTACATGGTCTGGCCAAAACAAGGACGACAAGGAAGTTAGTGCCGTCCTTGAAGGCCCCCTTGGACAGAGGCTTGATAGAGTCGATGTCATGGCAGAAGTCCCTGGTTTCATTAAGTCAATTGTTGGCAGTGTTGCAGGGACAAGACCCTATATCTACCAG TATTCTCCTCAGGAGAAGCTGAGTCTGAAACTCCGTGTTGGAGATACGGAGATCACCGAAGAAGGGACTCTTTATTCCGAAGCAACCTTTATATCTTAG
- a CDS encoding mitochondrial 54S ribosomal protein uL11m (BUSCO:446124at4751~EggNog:ENOG410PNVD~COG:J~BUSCO:14926at33183) produces MATRKIVPKDQIVKLIVGAGQASPSPPVGPALGSKGVKSMDFCKEFNARTAHINPGVPVPARVTVRPDRSFTFELRTPATSWLLLQAARVDERAGRLRGGGNPGHESIGSVSLKHVYEIAKVKQSEIRLSGLSLEGLCKSVIAQAKSIGLEVVP; encoded by the exons ATGGCTACGCGGAAGATCGTCCCAAAAGATCAGATCGTCAAGCTGATCGTTGGTGCTGGCCAGGCCAGCCCAAGTCCTCCCGTCGGTCCGGCTCTTGGTAGCAAGGGTGTGAAAAGCATGGATTTCTGCAAG GAATTTAATGCCCGCACCGCACACATCAATCCTGGCGTGCCGGTTCCAGCCCGAGTAACCGTGCGTCCTGACCGATCTTTCACATTCGAACTTCGAACCCCAGCGACATCTTGGCTTCTACTCCAGGCCGCAAGAGTGGACGAGCGTGCTGGCCGTCTGCGCGGTGGTGGAAATCCGGGTCATGAGAGCATCGGCTCGGTGTCGCTAAAGCATGTTTACGAAATCGCCAAGGTTAAGCAGTCAGAGATCAGATTGTCTGGGTTAAGCTTAGAGGGGCTGTGTAAGAGTGTGATCGCGCAGGCGAAGTCAATTGGCCTTGAGGTTGTACCATGA